The following DNA comes from Nitrospira sp. SG-bin1.
GTCGGACAACCAGTCGAACAGCAGCGAGGCAGGATCTTCCTCGATTCGCACGATTGTCCGTTGCCAGGTGCAACCGACTGTCCGGGGATCCGCCATGGCTTCGATGAGGGCATTTGTCGCTCCCTGAAAGAGATCCTGCAACGAATCGCCGACCGCGTCGAACGCGAGATCCGCAGTCGCTATCTCGTCCAAGAATTGATACGCATAAGACATTTCTGTTCTACACAGGGGAGCGCAGAGAAAATTAAGAGGGCAACTCGGTAGAAAACGTGCATAAAGACGCGTCTATCCGAGCTCGAACACTTTTGGGAAATTGGTGAGATTGCGGCACCCGTCTTTCGTGACGAGGACCATATCCTCGATTCGAACTGCTCCTAATCCGGGATAATACAGACCTGGTTCGACGGTGACGACGTGTCCCTCTTGGAGGAGCGACCCGGTTCGGCTGATACGCGGTGCTTCATGAATATCCAGCCCGACTCCATGTCCCGTCCCGTGGAAATACCCCTGCATACGCCCGTTGACCAGTCCGGTCTTATAGCCGGCCTTTTCAAAACGTGTACAGATACCTTGATGGATTTTCATCCCGTCGGCGCCGTCTTTGATCTTGTCGATAGCATCTTCCTGAGCATCCTTCACGATGCCGTACAATCGTTTGAGTTCCGGGCTCGCTTTTCCGCGTATCACCGTCCGCGACATGTCGGCAAAATAGCGGCTCGTCGCGGAGCGAGGGAAGACATCAAAGATGATGCTGCGATGAGCCGGCAACGGCCCACTGCCTTCATTATGGGGATCGCAGGCCTGCTCCCCCCCCGCCACGATCGTATGCTGGGCCACACAGTTCCGCTCCATGAGTTTGACGTTGACCAACTGCTTGACTCGCTCGGATGTCAACACCCCTCCGTCACACCAAAGCTCTCCGTCTTGGATCGACGCTCGACGCAGGAGATCATGAGCCGAGGCTACCGCTTCTTCAGTGGCTCGCTGGGATAGTTCGATCTCTCGAACCTCGTCCGCGGTTTTTACAACACGTTGCTCATAAAAAGGATCGCGCTTCGGTTTAAGGCTGTATCCCAACTCTTGTAATCGCGTCGCATAGATGAAGGGGAAATTGGCGGGGACCAGCAGCCGTCTGACTTTGGATTCTTTCAAGATGATATGCACGATATCGACCGTCGTCGGGTTTTTCATCCCCTGTTTCTTGGCTTTCTGTTCGATTTCCGAGTAGGAGAGCACTCGATCGACCGACGATTGAGCCCTGGCGCGATCCATTTCCAGATCACTCATGACCATCAGCCGCTCACCCTTGATTTCGAGATAGATAAACGGATCCGGTGCCATGAAACGTGTGGCATAGTACAGATTCGAGTCCTGTTCGCTGGCGGCGATGAACAGTGTGGCCGCCTCCGGTTGGGGTATCGTAGTGCGTTTCATGAATGTGCTAGAAGGGCGGCAGAGTTGAATGAAATCCTCGAGATCTCAAGAACATGTAAGAAAGATGCTAGCATGGGGCCTGGGGTCGGTCAAGAATGGTGATTAGTCGAGGACCCAAGATCGCTACGGCACCGCAGGAACCGGAGAGTGAGTCATATCCTTCGGTCGCACGCCGGATTCTTCATCCGGTGTCACCAAATCTATCGGGAGCGTGAGCGTATTGGTCAAGACATCGACCGCGAGTTGGGCCAATCCCGATAGGCCCGATGCAAAGGACTTTACCGGCAGATAGGTCACTTCCGGATCTTCCATCGCGCCTTTCATGGTGAACATCGCCGTGGCAATCCCCTTGCGATCGCCGGCAATAATTCGCCCAAAGAGTGGAATCGTCTTGAGGAATTGCGAGTAAGACCCGAAGGGGCTCACGGCGACGGCAAGATCCAGCTGGTCCGTCGGCAAATCGTAATTTCCGGCCGCGGTAATTTTGAGAATGGGGCTGTCGATGATCAAATTTTCCGTCTGGAACATTCCATCTTGAATGACGACGGTGGCGGAAATCCTGTTGTATGGCAGGCCCTCCTTTTCAAGATCGACCTTCCCTTGCAACACAGCCGGAAGGTTCAACAAACTGATGATCTTCCATACTGCCCGCTCATTTGATTTCAGAATACGACCGTTTTCCAACAACAACTCGACTTTTCCGTTCAGGGAAGGATAGACCCCATGGGGATTGCGCCCATGCCCGCGAAGCACGCCGCTCAATCGAACTTCACCCGATACCCCATGGACTTGCGTCTTGGTCAGTCGCAGCAGATCTTCACATTCGACTCCGGTCGCCCGAAAGGAAAGATCCAGATCCGCCGGCGCCTTTGGAGGAAGGTGCACCACCAGCCGTCCGGCCACTTGCCCATGGGTTGACTCGCCGGAAAGACGATCGACATCCAGGATCCCGTCCTGAATATTGATTCGCGCGGATAGCGAGCTGAACTTCAGATGTTTGTAACGACCACGCGCAACAGCCGCGGCCAGGGTGACGTGGCTGGTCGCGGCCATGGTTTCGAGAAACTCCCGGATAGGAGTCCGTTCTCCTTTGGGAATCACGAGACTCAAATCCAATTGGTTGGATTCGATCTTGCCCGTGATGAGCGGCTTCGTCATCCAATTTCGAACCGTGGCCTCCAAGGCCAGGTCACTGCCTTGAGTCCTGAACGACAACCGTTTGACTTCGACCTCGTTGCGGGACAATTTTACCCGAGCGTAAAGGTCCTGTAGGTGTCCCTCGATCCCTTTCGCCTGCATCAGTCCATTCGTCAACCCCATCCATCCGGTCATTCGCCACGTCCGCCAGTCCCTCTCTCTCCCTTTGACATCGAGCGAGACCTCAAGATTGCCTGCATCGAGTCCGCCTTTCGATATCCAGTCCGGTAGACTGGATACCGACAATGTTCCCGTCGCCACCGCCATATCGATCATGAAGCCATTCCCGAACTGCAGGGCGCCCTTCGCTGGAATGTTCAGTGACGGCAGAACCAGTTCCACTCGCTGTAGCTTGACGTTGGTGGACTCAGGTATCACCCCCTCGAACTCCACAGTGGCACGAGGACCCACGGGTTTTGCAATCGGTCCGAGCGTGACTTTTGCTTCATCCAATACCACAGCGCCCCGTATATGAGGTCTGGCCGCCGACCCAGAAAACGAGACCGTCGAGCTAAGGGTGCCCTCCAACGCATTGTGTTCGAATGCAGAAAAATGAAACAGCCGAACCGCCTGCGCCGCATCACCGCGAGCACGAATAACAAAATCCTGATACTGACTCTGTGATCCACCGGTGACCGTCCCTTGGACCTGCACCGCGATTCCGCCAAGGTGTCCGGACACTTGGTCAAACTCCGTGGCTCCATCGGCCAATACAAATCGCCCCTGCATCCCGGTCACGCGCTCCGGCAAACTGGCATGGGAGAGGCTCACCTGACGAGCCGTAATCTCTCCGCCGGCAAACGTAACCCCTCCTGGTTGGTTCAGCGGTCCAACCAGGCGGAACGTCGATTGCGCCGTACCGGCTGCGTCACGGATGCCGGCCAACAATTGCGTGACGCGCTCCGCTTTCACGGTCTTCGCCAGAAATTCAAGCAGCTGCGACGCTCCGATCTCACCCGTCACTTCCAGTTCCAACCATGGACCTGCATCGAGAAAGGGCACTTCAGCTTTTCCGCCTGTGATCTGCATTGCGCCATACATCCCCGTTATCTTCGTGATGCGGACGCGTCCTGTCTCGACCACCACCACCGCAGCGAGGTCTTTCACGGCGATACGGTCACTGCCGATCAATCCTTGACCGTCGCTCACATGGAACTCTCCGATCGTCGAGAGTTGAGGGCCCGTCGTCGCGGCCCCAGTGAGTGTCGCATTCATCACTTGTACCTTGCCGTCGATCTGACGATCGGCGAGCAGGGCGGGAAGCTGTGGATGGATCCAATCAGGGGGAATGGTTTTAAGGAGCTGGGGCAGGGCCACCACCGAACTGTTGAAGGTCACGGCAAATGTGGGCTGGGGGGTAAGGAGGCCCGATAGATCGGCCTTCCCCTTTAGAGTGATGTTGTTCAAATGTGCCGTCATGTCGGACAACACCATGTCGTACCCCGCGACACCGGGCATGACGCGCACTTTGCTCCGAAGATTCAAGGCCCCTTGAAGGCGTTCAGGCACCGGCCTAGGGCCCAGGAAATCCGCCGCGTCCCGTATCCTGAGAGCGGCCGCATCGATTTGTCCCTCAAACTGAAATCCTCTGGGGGAGCCGGTCGTCTCTTCACCGGACAACGAAACCAACGGTTCTGCTCGTCTGACGATGCCATCCAGCGACACCGCGGATGTGCCCGACTCCCCCCGAGGGGCAGCCGAGACATGCACTTCAGCGAACCCGCGATCAGGATGGACCGTCAACTTGAACTCGACATGTTCCAACATCAGCGATCGAATGCCGTCGGGTCTGGCGACATCGACGACCGTGATCGTGCCGTTGACCAATGTGGCCTCTTTGATCATGAGCGTCCGTGCCATCATGCCTATTGTTTCTTGATCGGCATCTGTTTGCACGCGCGGCTCATCGAAGATATTCCACCGACCACGCTGGTCCCGCCGGAGCGTCAGGGTCGGTTCCTCGATCAACAACCGCTTGCCGACAACTTGTTTTTTTAAGAGCGGTAGAAGACGTAAGACGAGATCGACCCGCTTTGCCGTCAGGGCCACCTGCTCGGACTCTGGATCGTGGATCTTGACATCGGTGAGTTCCACTCGGATACGAGGAAAGACCACAAACTTGACGCGATGCACGTCGATCTTCCTGCCCAGGCTCTCCTCCAGTTGTTCCAGAACAAAGTCCTTAAGATAGTCTTGACCGGTCAAGTCCGTCGAATAGGAAAGGAATACACCGGCCAGCACCGCAAGAGCGAGTAGGATCAGGAGCGCAAGCCGAAGACGGAACACACCACCCCCTTCAGACCTCGTACAGATGCCAGCATCTTACCGGATCAATCCCATGAAATCCATGAACTCAGCGTTCTATAAGGGGTTTCTCCATTCGCTTTCAAAGTTGGAGCGTCACCATCCATCGTGACATTGCGATCCTCCTGTAAGACGCAAAAACGGTCGCGAGGTAACCACAATTTTTGATATCGCGCCAGCGTGGGGCTCTCTTTCACTCCATTGGGCCCGCAGTTGACAGCAGCCGGACGATAGAACTACATGTGTATCATGGCTCTCCATGCTTTCGCCGGCAAACCGGCACCTCCTTCCACACTGGTGGATGTGCCGAGACTGTTATCCGCATACTGGACGGAGAAACCGGATGTCTCGGTTCGAGAACAGCGCGTGTCATTCGGTACATCCGGACATCGTGGCTCTTCCTTCAAATGCAGCTTCAATGAGAACCATATCGTGGCGGTGGCTCAAGCCGTTTGTGAATACCGGGCGACGCAACACGCGACCGGGCCGCTTTACGTTGGAAAGGACACGCATGCCCTCTCGGAGCCGGCCTTCGTGACCGTGCTCGAAGTCCTCGCGGCCAATGGCGTTCACGCTATCATCGATACAGATGAAGGGTTCACGCCTACACCGGTGATCTCGCACGCCATCCTGACTTTCAACCGTGGCCGTACCTCCGGTCTGGCCGACGGGGTGGTCATCACGCCATCCCACAACCCGCCCGAAGACGGCGGGATCAAGTACAATCCACCGCATGGTGGCCCCGCCGACACGCAAACGACCAAGTGGATCGAGGATCGGGCCAACGCTCTTCTCGCCGGTGCTCTCCAAGGAGTACGGCGTCTTCCGATTGAACAGGCTCGACGGGCATCGACTACCCATCGATGCGATTACATTGAAACCTATCTGAGTGACTTAAAAAATGTCATCGACATGGAGGTCATCAAGGCGGCGGGACTCAAGCTGGGGATCGACCCCCTCGGTGGATCCGGTGTGGCCTACTGGCAACCGATCGCCGAACGCTATGGATTGGATATCGAGGTCGTGAATCCGGCTGTCGATCCAACCTTTCGCTTCATGCCCTTGGATTGGGACGGCAAGATCCGGATGGACTGCTCGTCTCCCTATGCCATGGCCAATCTCATTGCACTGAAAGATCGGTTCGACGTGGCATTCGGCAACGATGCCGACAACGATCGGCATGGAATCGTGACGCGTTCGGGTTTGATGAATCCGAACCATTATCTCGCTGCCTCCATCGCCTACCTGTATGCTCACCGTCCCGGCTGGAAATCCGATGCCGGCATCGGCAAGACTTTGGTCAGCAGTAGTTTGATCGATCGCGTGGCAATCAAACTGAAACGGAGGCTCGTCGAAGTGCCGGTTGGGTTCAAGTGGTTTGTGAGCGGCCTGCTCGATGGTTCACTCGGCTTCGGCGGCGAAGAAAGCGCCGGTGCGTCGTTCTTACGACGAGATGGTTCCGTCTGGTCGACCGATAAGGACGGCATCATCATGAGCCTGCTGGCTGCTGAAATGACGGCGAAAACCGGACGCGATCCATCGCAGTCATACCAAGACCTCACGAAAGAATTGGGCGAGCCGGTCTATGAACGGATTGACGCACCGGCTACGCCGGAGCAGAAAGCCATTCTCTCCAAACTTTCGCCTGATCAAGTGAACGCAACAGACCTCGCCGGAGATCGAATTGTGGCGATGCTTACCAAGGCCCCGGGCAATGGCGCAGCTATCGGCGGCTTAAAGGTCGTGACCGAGAACGGCTGGTTCGCCGCCAGACCGTCGGGAACGGAAGATGTGTACAAGCTCTATGCGGAGAGCTTCAGAGGAAAGAATCACCTCAAGCGGATCCAAGTGGAAGCCCAGGCGCTCATCACAAGCGCGTTAGCCTCGCCGAGATGACACTCCTTGCGTCATGAACAAGCACGCTGCGCGCTGGTCCTTGCCGAAGCATGACTATTGGTCCACGCCGTTCGCCGACTCGCTACTGCAGCACCTGGACCTTCGACCAGGCCTGCGCATCCTCGATGTCGCTTCCGGCCACGGCATTCCCGCTTTCTATCTCACCGAGCAAGTCGGCTCGAGAGGACACGTGCTGGCAATCGACATCAGTCCCGGTCAGGTCGCCCGCGCAACAGCCATTCAAGGTTCCCAACTACCATGGCTCCGCTTTGAATGTCTGGACATGCGATCCCTGCCTCCTGATCTCCCGAGCTTTGATCGCATCACGGGCAATCTCTCCGTCATGTTTTTTCGCCCCAATCGGTTCGAAACTGTCGGTGGACTCGTCGATCGACTCAACCCAGGAGGTCAGCTCGTTCTCACTTTTCCGTCCTATGGGACCTTTGATTCACTGTGGCAGCGAGTGGATCACGCGATGATCCGGCAGGGGTTGAGCCAAGAACGAGCGCGTTTCCAAGCCTACCTGAACGAACGACCGTCGGCGCAAGACGGACGAGCTTGGCTCGAATCACTCAAGGTGGACCGCGTCGAGGCTGTGGAGTATCCGCTTGAAGTTGAGACGGGACCCGGCCAGGAGTTTCTCCATCATCCGCTGCTTCGTGGGGGCTTTCTTGACGACGTCTATGAATGTTTCGAGGACCAGCGCCGTGCGGAGGAATTCATGGTGAAACTATCTGAGGACGTCAAAAGCTTCACGCCGCTCATTGCGCAGCGCTGCGTTTTGTCCGGATGGGCAACAATTGGCTTTCATCCGAAGAGACTTGCTGCTCCGCATGATAGGAGCTGCGAACCAGTGGTCCGGATTCCACGTGGCTGAAACCCATCCCAAGCCCTTCTTCTTTGAGAGCAGCGAATTCGGAGGGCTCGTAGAACCGAGCTACCGGAATGTGGCCTCTGGTCGGCTGGAGATACTGGCCGATGGTGATGATGTCGCAATCCACCGCTCGGAGATCACGCATCACCTGACGAGCTTCGCCGAGCGTCTCGCCCATACCGAGGATCAGCCCGGATTTGGTCTTCATTCCATGTCGCTTGGCTCGGGCGAGTAGATCGATCGACCGCTGATATTTCCCTTGGGGTCTGATCGATGGGAAAAGCCTCCGGACGGTTTCAATATTGTGATTCATAATTTCCGGTTTCTCGGCACAGACGGTCGCAAGCGCTTCCTCATTGCCTTCAAAATCAGGAATCAACACCTCGATTGTACAGGTTGGATTCAGCCGTCTGGTCTGCCTAATCGTTTCCGCAAAGACTGCCGCCCCTCCATCCGGTAATTCGTCACGATTCACGGACGTGATAACCGCATGGCGAAGCCCGAGTGCTCGGATTGCTTCTGCAACCCGGCCTGGCTCATCCTGATCTACCGCGTGCGGTCGTCCCGTCTCTACCGAACAATAGTGACAACGTCTGGTACAGATATCACCAAGAATGAGGAACGTCGCCGTCCTGGCATTCCAGCATTCCCACCGATTGGGACAGTGGGCTTCTTCGCAAATCGTGTGGAGCTTGAGCCGTTCCATGGTCTGCTTGACGTCGAGATAATCCGGCCCGGTTTTCGCGGTGACTTTAAACCAGGAAGGAAGGCGACGACGGTCAGATGACGGCTGGGAGCCGGCGGATGATGGCTGATGGCCGGCAGTTCGGAGGTGATCGAGAGGAATAAAGCTCATGGTTCGTTACCCACTTACAGAAGGCTTGAACCAATTCTTTATTCTACCAAGGAGACCAGAGGACTGGGACTCAGCAGGGGGTGGATCCGGATATTCCACCCAGAGCTCCTGGGAACCCAGATAGACACCGTTGCGAAAACTCCGTTGAGTTTTCAACTGTCTGTAACCCTGGACATGCAATGATTGAATCAAAACTGTAAGGGCTTCGTCTTGGGTAGGACGCGTTTCGGTTACGATGCGAACGGTCTCATACCTCAAGATCGCTCGATAACCATCCTCGGCGCGTTCAAATTCGACCGGTCGGCTGAATCCACGTTCTCTATCATCCGACCCGGCAAGCTGATGTTTATCGAATCCTCCGTCCATCGTTCATGCTAAGGCTCGATAGACCGCCACCAAGTCACTCAACGCAATGGTCTTGTTCTTGAGTATGGCCCGTTCGGCCTGAATCGTCTCCCGCGCCTTCGTGTCGGCCGTACCGGCTTTGAGACAAGAAGCCCCCAGCGCCAGAATTCGGTCACATTCCTCGGTAAGTTTTTTCTTCACGACCGGATTGACCGACAAAATCTCCATAAGCTGCCGCCGTGTTTCATTGAGGTGTCCTTGAAGTTCGGAGTCCGGATAGCTCTTGCGAGCCGCTTCATCGAAGCATCGATCAAGATACTGGGCCAGAAAGACGTAGAGACGCACGAGCGCCGCAGCGATATCGGTCTGATCGTTCGGAGAAATGGCCATTCCCGTAGCCTTTCATTCGTTCGTTGATTTCACGTCGAATGTTTTCTAGAGCAATACCTTCACATCCTCCCCTTCGATCGTTACCTGATAGGCTTCCACCTTTGCGGATGGATTGTTCATGCAAGCACCAGTCGTGACATTGAACCGCCATCCGTGCCAGGGACAGGTAACGATAGCGCCTTCCAATTCTCCTTCTCCTAATGGTCCCTCTCGATGGCAGCAGGTATTGCTGATCGCGTGAATGGTCCCGTCCACATTGAATACCGCGACGGCCTTGCCATTCGCTTCGGCTACGATGCCATGCCCTGGCTTGATATCAGCGAGGCCCGCCACACGCACAAACTCCGCCATTCTTTTCCTCCAATGTGATGACTTTCAATTACTGCTGAAAGGTTGCTTGATCTTCTTAAGCAAACTATCGATGGAAGGCCCACTTTTCTCAGTGTCACCCAATTCTCCCATGATCCTCTTGGCAATGTCGCGAAAAGCCGCGGCTTGAGGAGATGCCGGATTGGCCACCACGATAGGATGACCGGTATCCCCTCCATCGCGAATAGCCGGATCGATTGGGATCCGTCCGAGGAACGGCACCCCAAGTTTTCCCGCGGCCCGCTCCCCTCCACCATGAGAAAAAATCTCCGTCCGCTCACCGCAATGCCCACAGACAAAGTAGCTCATGTTTTCGACGATGCCCAGAAGCGGAACATTCACCTTCTGAAACATCGCCATGCCTTTGCGAACGTCGTAGAGCGCGACTTCTTGAGGCGTGGTCACAGTGATCGCCCCAGCTAACGGAACCATCTGCGACAAGGAGAGCTGCACATCGCCGGTGCCGGGCGGTAAATCGATCAGCAGATAGTCCAACTCACCCCAGAGCACGTCTCGGAAAAAAGCTTGCAGGTATTGATGGACCATCGGACCGCGCCAGACGAGCGCGGTTTCCTCCGGCACGAGAAATGCCATGGAAATCAGCTTCACCCCATGATTTTCGACGGGCAAAATCTTGCCCTCTTTCTGCTCCGGTCCGGTGGTACTCCCCATCATCATGGGGATATTGGGACCATAGAGATCGGCATCCAGCAATCCAACCTTTACACCGGTGAGCGCCAATGCACAGGCCAAGTTTGCCGCGACGGTGGACTTGCCGACTCCACCTTTGCCGCTACTCACCGCGATCACATGTTTCACGCCGGGGATCAGATTATCTTTTGCTTGGGGCTGCTGTGCCCCATGACCGTGTTCGTCAGCCATATCGATATCTCCTGCTTGTGATTCCCACTGCGCCAAAGAGAGAACGCGTATCCTTGATCCAGCACGGATCCAGCACGTACGTGCGCTACATCAGCATCATAAGCGATGAGAGACGCGAAATGATATGGGTCGGTCGGGCCATTATCCATGTGGCCTACTGGGGAAGCTCAGTACGAGGTATACTGTGTCAGGAGTATCGATGACTACCGTACCCTCCCCGCTCGAGCCGGCCATCCTTCGTATCGGCGAACAACTTGCCCGGCTCTCCGCCGGTCTCTCACCGTCTATTTTTGATAGCCGATGGTGGTCCCAGTCGGCCATCAATTTGGCGATGAAGGATGCATCGTTTAAGACCAGGTTGTTCCACTTCATCGATGTCCTTCCGGTTATTCAGGACGATGAACGAGTCGTCTCACTCGCCGAAGAATACTTTGGCCGCGAGAGTCATGAATTATTCGGACTTCAATGGGGTTTGAAGGCTCTGACGGCAACGAGCTTCGGGGCGCGCCTGACCGGCAAATCGATCCGGAAGCAAATCGAACAGATGGCGACGACGTTCATTGCCG
Coding sequences within:
- a CDS encoding phosphoglucomutase, alpha-D-glucose phosphate-specific (catalyzes the interconversion of alpha-D-glucose 1-phosphate to alpha-D-glucose 6-phosphate) yields the protein MCIMALHAFAGKPAPPSTLVDVPRLLSAYWTEKPDVSVREQRVSFGTSGHRGSSFKCSFNENHIVAVAQAVCEYRATQHATGPLYVGKDTHALSEPAFVTVLEVLAANGVHAIIDTDEGFTPTPVISHAILTFNRGRTSGLADGVVITPSHNPPEDGGIKYNPPHGGPADTQTTKWIEDRANALLAGALQGVRRLPIEQARRASTTHRCDYIETYLSDLKNVIDMEVIKAAGLKLGIDPLGGSGVAYWQPIAERYGLDIEVVNPAVDPTFRFMPLDWDGKIRMDCSSPYAMANLIALKDRFDVAFGNDADNDRHGIVTRSGLMNPNHYLAASIAYLYAHRPGWKSDAGIGKTLVSSSLIDRVAIKLKRRLVEVPVGFKWFVSGLLDGSLGFGGEESAGASFLRRDGSVWSTDKDGIIMSLLAAEMTAKTGRDPSQSYQDLTKELGEPVYERIDAPATPEQKAILSKLSPDQVNATDLAGDRIVAMLTKAPGNGAAIGGLKVVTENGWFAARPSGTEDVYKLYAESFRGKNHLKRIQVEAQALITSALASPR
- a CDS encoding Xaa-Pro aminopeptidase, encoding MKRTTIPQPEAATLFIAASEQDSNLYYATRFMAPDPFIYLEIKGERLMVMSDLEMDRARAQSSVDRVLSYSEIEQKAKKQGMKNPTTVDIVHIILKESKVRRLLVPANFPFIYATRLQELGYSLKPKRDPFYEQRVVKTADEVREIELSQRATEEAVASAHDLLRRASIQDGELWCDGGVLTSERVKQLVNVKLMERNCVAQHTIVAGGEQACDPHNEGSGPLPAHRSIIFDVFPRSATSRYFADMSRTVIRGKASPELKRLYGIVKDAQEDAIDKIKDGADGMKIHQGICTRFEKAGYKTGLVNGRMQGYFHGTGHGVGLDIHEAPRISRTGSLLQEGHVVTVEPGLYYPGLGAVRIEDMVLVTKDGCRNLTNFPKVFELG
- a CDS encoding non-heme iron oxygenase ferredoxin subunit gives rise to the protein MAEFVRVAGLADIKPGHGIVAEANGKAVAVFNVDGTIHAISNTCCHREGPLGEGELEGAIVTCPWHGWRFNVTTGACMNNPSAKVEAYQVTIEGEDVKVLL
- a CDS encoding lipoyl synthase (catalyzes the radical-mediated insertion of two sulfur atoms into an acyl carrier protein (ACP) bound to an octanoyl group to produce a lipoyl group), with translation MSFIPLDHLRTAGHQPSSAGSQPSSDRRRLPSWFKVTAKTGPDYLDVKQTMERLKLHTICEEAHCPNRWECWNARTATFLILGDICTRRCHYCSVETGRPHAVDQDEPGRVAEAIRALGLRHAVITSVNRDELPDGGAAVFAETIRQTRRLNPTCTIEVLIPDFEGNEEALATVCAEKPEIMNHNIETVRRLFPSIRPQGKYQRSIDLLARAKRHGMKTKSGLILGMGETLGEARQVMRDLRAVDCDIITIGQYLQPTRGHIPVARFYEPSEFAALKEEGLGMGFSHVESGPLVRSSYHAEQQVSSDESQLLPIRTKRSAAQ